A single region of the Triticum dicoccoides isolate Atlit2015 ecotype Zavitan chromosome 2B, WEW_v2.0, whole genome shotgun sequence genome encodes:
- the LOC119364634 gene encoding glycosyl hydrolase 5 family protein-like: MSCPFKLQIRFSILPVPVPVITMASSSPTQLLLGLLLVLLASARAASVSLPALPLSTTSRWVVGADGRRVKLVCANWASHLEPVAAEGLSRRGVGDIAARVAAMGFNCVRLTWPTYLATNATLSSLPLRWSLERLGLRESAAGVRVNNPDLLDLPLIDVFREVVSALASNSIMVILDNQMTTPGWCCSRTDGNGFFGDKYFDPEEWLKGLSAMATMFRDTKNVVGMSLRNELRGPYQNVSLWYRYMQQGAEAVHAANPNVLVILSGLDFDNSLSFLSPKQVKLSFTGKLVFEQHWYGFSDGTDWENWNQNDACGMAVESIRTKGLFLLQQGWPLFFSEIGFDMSGTHIADNRYLTCFLSVAAELDLDWAVWALEGSYYIREGILAYDETYGLLTWDWYTARNPSFIERINSLQSPFQGPGLPSSHKPYKVIFHPLTGLCVLVESTNVLKLGPCDESNAWNYTSAYELVLKHTGQCLEAKSVGDTAKLGTGCSKSCSKWQLISDSRMHVSAELTKNGTRVCLEAGPDGVITTDQCKCLTEDPTCDPESQWFKVISSSRGIPGEASVLQLPSLGPWPPTSSSSR; the protein is encoded by the exons atgtcatgcccATTTAAACTCCAGATCCGCTTCTCTATTCTCCCAGTCCCAGTCCCAGTAATTACCATGGCTTCTTCCTCTCCAACTCAGctgctcctcggcctcctcctcgtcctcctcgcgtCCGCGCGCGCCGCCTCGGTCTCGCTCCCGGCGCTGCCGCTCTCGACGACGTCGCGGTGGGTGGTGGGCGCGGACGGGCGGCGCGTGAAGCTGGTCTGCGCGAACTGGGCGTCGCACCTGGAGCCCGTGGCCGCGGAGGGCCTTTCCCGGCGCGGCGTGGGGGACATCGCGGCGCGCGTCGCGGCGATGGGGTTCAACTGCGTGAGGCTCACCTGGCCGACCTACCTCGCCACCAACGCCACGCTCTCGTCGCTGCCGCTGCGGTGGTCGCTGGAGCGCCTCGGCCTGCGGGAGTCCGCCGCCGGCGTACGTGTCAACAACCCAGACCTCCTGGACCTGCCCCTCATCGATGTGTTCCGG GAAGTGGTGTCAGCTTTGGCCAGCAACAGCATTATGGTCATACTTGATAACCAAATGACTACTCCAGGATGGTGCTGTAGCAGAACTGACGGTAATGGCTTCTTTGGAGACAAATACTTTGACCCTGAAGAATGGTTGAAGGGCCTCAGTGCAATGGCAACAATGTTTAGGGACACAAAGAATGTGGTCGGCATGAGCTTGCGTAATGAGCTTCGCGGCCCCTACCAAAATGTTAGTTTGTGGTACAG GTATATGCAACAGGGTGCTGAAGCTGTGCATGCAGCAAACCCTAATGTCCTTGTTATTTTGTCGGGCCTGGATTTTGACAACAGTCTCTCCTTCTTGTCCCCAAAGCAAGTTAAGCTGTCATTTACTGGAAAGTTAGTCTTCGAGCAGCATTGGTATGGTTTCTCAGATGGAACCGATTGGGAAAATTGGAACCAAAATGATGCTTGTGGAATGGCTGTCGAGTCCATAAGGACTAAAGgactctttcttcttcaacaaggaTGGCCGTTATTTTTCTCTGAGATTGGGTTTGACATGTCTGGCACACATATTGCTGACAATCGTTATCTTACGTGCTTCTTAAGTGTAGCAGCTGAACTGGATCTGGATTGGGCTGTTTGGGCTCTGGAAGGGAGTTACTATATCAGGGAGGGTATTCTAGCTTACGATGAAACATATGGTCTGCTTACATGGGATTGGTATACAGCTAGAAACCCCAGCTTCATTGAAAGGATCAATTCCCTGCAATCTCCATTTCAAG GTCCTGGTCTACCGAGCAGTCACAAACCATACAAGGTAATATTTCATCCTCTAACCGGGCTCTGCGTGTTGGTGGAATCTACGAATGTTCTTAAGCTGGGTCCATGCGATGAGTCGAACGCTTGGAACTACACCTCCGCGTATGAGCTTGTGCTGAAACACACCGGGCAATGCCTTGAAGCCAAGTCTGTGGGTGATACTGCAAAGCTTGGGACTGGCTGCAGCAAATCCTGTTCGAAGTGGCAGCTAATATCTGATTCAAGAATGCATGTTTCGGCCGAACTCACTAAGAATGGGACCAGAGTGTGCTTGGAAGCCGGTCCTGACGGCGTCATCACCACAGATCAATGCAAGTGCCTGACCGAAGATCCGACTTGCGACCCTGAGAGTCAGTGGTTCAAAGTTATATCGAGTAGTAGAGGCATACCAGGTGAGGCCTCTGTTCTGCAGTTGCCATCTCTTGGACCCTGGCCTCCAACCTCAAGTTCATCGCGGTAG
- the LOC119364633 gene encoding pentatricopeptide repeat-containing protein At1g08070, chloroplastic-like yields the protein MATAVVISAAALPAAPSPVRYTPRRAALRDVPQLHAALLKSGELTTSPESFHSFLEATALPSPATTAAHLSYAIRLLRLGPHPPLSARSYNILIRALFRAGHPEDALHLFVEMLDAAIAANVCPDQHTIANTVKSCARIYALATGRSVQAYAVKLGFMADQFVLNSLIHMYASCGDIVAAKVLFNAVEEKGVVTWNAMIAGYFKNGDWKEVVEMFKGMLEVQAPFDEVTLVSVATACGKIGDSKLGERIVVYAEEKGMVRNRNLATALVDMYAKCGELDKARRLFDRMHSRDVVAWSAMISGYTQADRCREALAIFNEMQATEVNPNDVTMVSVLSACAVLGALETGKWVHSYIRRKALPLTVVLGTALVDFYAKCGCIEDAVKAFESMPVRNSWTWTALIKGMASNGRGREALELFSSMREANIEPTDVTFIGVLLACSHNCLVEEGRRHFDSMTQDYGIHPRIEHYGCMVDLLGRAGLIDEAHQFIRNMPIEPNAVVWRALLSACTVHKNVEIGEEALKQITPLDPCHSGNYILLSNTYASVGQWKEAAMIRKEMNERGIKKIPGCSLIELDGTIFEFFAEDSEHPQSREIYEKVDEMIENIKMAGYVPNTADARLDVDESEKQVSVSHHSEKLAIAFGLMKSRPGATIRLSKNLRVCVDCHSATKLISKVYGREIVVRDRNRFHHFKDGLCSCNDYCGGLNPQHQQFAMASLQAPELLACLLVVVATLLLLLKQLLAPSKRHSASPSIPRPRGLPLIGNLHQLGALPHDSLAALAAKHDAPLMLLRLGSVPTLVVSSADAARAAFQHNDRAMSGRPALYAAARFSYGLQNISFAPSEGAFWRAARRACLSELLGAPRVRGFREAREGEAAALVAAVADASGAGAAVDLSELLLAASNKIVRRVAFGGDDGGEGGAEASAVLKETQRLLGAFWVADYVSWLGWLDSPRGLRGRLERNFHQLDAFYESVIDSHLKRRASSSADEEEDLVDVLLRLHADPAHRSTFSSRDQIKGILTDMFIAGTDTSAATVEWTMTELVNHPDILAKAQHEVRSVVGDNGMVREPDLPGLSYLKLVIKESMRLHPPVPLLVPRETTEPCTVHGCEIPAGTRVLVNAKAIGAHAGAWGADAAQFVPERHEHGEDLGDFKPWHDSFALVPFGIGRRSCPGVHFATAVVELVLANLLFSFDWSAPLGEVDAEENGLTVYRKNPLVLFAKQRRCA from the exons ATGGCCACCGCCGTTGTCATCTCGGCGGCGGCTCTCCCCGCCGCGCCGTCGCCGGTGCGTTATACACCCCGCCGAGCGGCGCTGCGCGACGTGCCTCAGCTCCACGCGGCTCTGCTCAAGTCCGGTGAGCTCACCACTTCGCCAGAGTCCTTCCACTCCTTCCTCGAGGCTACCGCGCTGCCGTCGCCGGCCACCACCGCGGCCCACCTCTCCTACGCGATCCGCCTGCTCCGCCTAGGCCCCCACCCGCCCCTCTCCGCGCGGTCGTATAACATCCTTATCCGTGCCCTCTTCCGCGCGGGCCACCCGGAGGATGCCCTCCACCTGTTCGTCGAAATGCTCGATGCTGCCATTGCTGCCAACGTCTGCCCCGACCAGCACACCATCGCTAACACCGTAAAGTCCTGCGCCAGGATATATGCCTTGGCTACAGGGCGCAGCGTTCAGGCGTACGCTGTCAAGCTTGGGTTCATGGCCGATCAGTTTGTGCTGAACAGCTTGATACATATGTACGCGAGCTGTGGGGATATCGTGGCGGCAAAGGTACTGTTCAACGCAGTCGAGGAAAAGGGTGTGGTTACATGGAATGCGATGATAGCGGGCTACTTCAAGAATGGAGACTGGAAGGAGGTAGTGGAGATGTTTAAGGGTATGCTTGAGGTTCAGGCACCATTTGATGAAGTCACATTGGTGAGTGTTGCCACAGCATGCGGAAAAATAGGTGATTCTAAGCTTGGCGAGCGGATTGTAGTTTATGCAGAGGAGAAGGGGATGGTGAGGAACAGAAACTTGGCAACTGCGCTGGTTGACATGTATGCCAAGTGTGGAGAACTTGATAAGGCGCGGAGATTGTTTGACAGGATGCACTCCCGGGATGTGGTTGCTTGGAGCGCGATGATCTCTGGCTACACTCAAGCCGACCGGTGTCGAGAGGCACTTGCTATTTTTAATGAGATGCAGGCTACCGAGGTGAACCCGAATGATGTAACCATGGTCAGTGTGCTCTCTGCCTGTGCTGTCCTGGGTGCACTTGAGACGGGCAAGTGGGTGCATTCATACATAAGGAGAAAGGCCTTGCCCCTTACAGTTGTTCTCGGCACTGCGCTGGTGGACTTCTATGCAAAGTGTGGATGTATTGAAGATGCAGTCAAGGCATTTGAGTCGATGCCTGTGAGGAATTCTTGGACGTGGACAGCCTTgataaagggcatggcaagcaacgGAAGAGGCAGAGAAGCGCTGGAGCTCTTCTCTTCCATGCGGGAGGCCAATATTGAGCCTACAGATGTCACATTCATTGGCGTTCTCCTAGCTTGCAGCCACAACTGCTTAGTTGAGGAGGGTCGCCGGCATTTTGATAGTATGACCCAGGATTATGGCATCCATCCAAGGATTGAGCACTATGGCTGCATGGTTGATCTGTTGGGACGGGCAGGTTTGATTGATGAGGCGCACCAGTTTATCAGGAATATGCCAATTGAGCCAAATGCAGTTGTCTGGAGGGCACTGCTGTCTGCTTGCACGGTTCACAAAAATGTTGAAATCGGAGAAGAAGCTCTGAAGCAGATCACCCCACTAGATCCCTGTCACAGTGGTAACTACATACTTCTATCAAACACCTATGCATCAGTGGGACAATGGAAAGAGGCAGCTATGATTCGGAAGGAAATGAACGAGAGAGGGATCAAGAAAATTCCTGGGTGCAGTCTCATTGAGCTGGATGGGACGATCTTCGAGTTCTTTGCTGAAGACAGCGAACACCCCCAGTCGAGGGAGATATATGAGAAAGTGGATGAGATGATTGAAAACATCAAGATGGCGGGGTACGTCCCAAATACAGCTGACGCAAGGCTAGATGTTGATGAATCTGAGAAGCAAGTGTCCGTTTCGCATCACAGCGAGAAGCTGGCCATTGCGTTTGGCCTGATGAAGTCGCGCCCTGGCGCAACGATCCGGCTGTCGAAGAACCTGAGAGTGTGCGTGGACTGCCACTCCGCCACGAAGTTGATCTCGAAGGTGTACGGCAGGGAGATTGTTGTTCGAGACAGGAACAGGTTTCATCATTTCAAAGATGGTTTGTGCTCCTGCAATGATTACTG CGGCGGCCTCAAtccgcagcaccaacagtttgccaTGGCGTCGCTCCAAGCTCCCGAGCTCTTGGCatgcctcctcgtcgtcgtcgccaccctcctcctcctcctcaagcaaCTGCTCGCGCCAAGCAAGAGACACTCCGCCTCACCCTCCATCCCGCGCCCGAGGGGCCTGCCCCTCATCGGCAACCTCCACCAGCTCGGCGCGCTCCCGCACGACTCCCTCGCCGCGCTCGCCGCCAAGCACGACGCGCCTCTCATGCTGCTCCGCCTCGGCTCCGTGCCGACGCTCGTCGTCTCCTCCGCCGACGCGGCGCGCGCCGCGTTCCAGCACAACGACCGCGCCATGTCCGGCCGCCCGGCGCTCTACGCGGCCGCCAGGTTCTCCTACGGCCTGCAGAACATCTCCTTCGCGCCGTCCGAAGGCGCCTTCTGGCGCGCCGCGCGCCGCGCTTGCCTGTCCGAGCTCCTCGGCGCCCCGCGTGTGCGCGGGTTCCGCGAGGCCAGGGAGGGCGAGGCCGCcgcgctcgtcgccgccgtggcgGACGCGTCCGGGGCCGGCGCTGCTGTGGACCTCAGCGAGCTTCTCCTCGCCGCGAGCAACAAGATTGTGCGACGTGTCGCcttcggcggcgacgacggcggcgaagGTGGCGCGGAGGCGAGTGCCGTCCTCAAGGAGACGCAGAGGCTTCTGGGTGCTTTCTGGGTCGCCGACTACGTGTCGTGGCTCGGGTGGCTGGACTCGCCGCGTGGCCTGCGGGGGCGTTTGGAGCGGAACTTCCACCAGCTCGATGCGTTCTACGAGAGCGTGATCGACAGTCACCTCAAAAGGCGAGCATCCTCCTCcgccgacgaggaggaggactTGGTCGACGTGCTCCTCCGCCTGCACGCCGACCCGGCTCACCGGAGCACGTTCAGCAGTCGCGACCAGATCAAAGGCATCCTCACG GACATGTTCATTGCCGGGACCGATACGTCGGCGGCGACGGTGGAATGGACGATGACGGAGCTGGTCAACCACCCGGACATCCTCGCCAAGGCGCAGCACGAGGTGCGCAGCGTGGTCGGCGACAACGGCATGGTCCGGGAGCCCGATCTCCCGGGGCTCAGCTACCTGAAGCTGGTCATCAAAGAGTCCATGAGGCTGCACCCGCCGGTGCCGCTCCTGGTGCCCCGGGAGACCACCGAGCCATGCACGGTCCACGGCTGCGAGATACCGGCCGGGACGCGGGTGCTCGTCAACGCGAAGGCCATCGGCGCGCACGCCGGCGCGTGGGGCGCCGACGCGGCGCAGTTCGTCCCCGAGCGGCATGAGCACGGCGAGGACCTCGGCGACTTCAAGCCGTGGCACGACAGCTTCGCGCTGGTGCCGTTCGGGATCGGGCGGAGGAGCTGCCCCGGCGTGCACTTCGCGACGGCCGTGGTGGAGCTGGTGCTGGCCAACCTGCTCTTCTCCTTTGACTGGAGCGCGCCGCTCGGCGAGGTGGACGCTGAGGAGAACGGGCTGACCGTGTACAGGAAGAACCCTCTCGTGCTGTTTGCGAAACAAAGGAGATGCGCGTAG